From a single Lentisphaera profundi genomic region:
- a CDS encoding MOSC domain-containing protein translates to MKIKSLQVSEIKTIASTGSGEWWDKEWTTGFYKVKVEGAVWLGYEGFSDDGQADRRNHGGSDKAVCVYSAEHDNYWRQHLGEFEGGAFGENLTLSGGVEKEVCVGDIYRIGKDALVQISQPRQPCWKLSRRWKIKDLTKRVEVSAYTGFYFRVLNCGYVEAGQELELVERGQYSVDFCNQIKYKDKNNRKALDDLSKYAPLSANWKDGFVSRLRS, encoded by the coding sequence ATGAAAATTAAAAGTTTGCAAGTAAGTGAGATTAAAACTATTGCGAGTACAGGTAGTGGTGAGTGGTGGGATAAGGAATGGACGACGGGCTTTTACAAAGTGAAGGTTGAGGGGGCTGTGTGGTTGGGCTATGAAGGTTTTAGTGATGATGGACAGGCGGATCGTCGCAATCATGGGGGGAGTGATAAAGCTGTGTGCGTATATTCGGCAGAGCATGATAATTATTGGCGTCAGCATTTAGGGGAATTTGAAGGTGGAGCTTTTGGTGAGAATTTGACTCTTTCTGGAGGAGTAGAGAAAGAAGTGTGCGTGGGCGATATCTATAGAATAGGCAAAGATGCTTTAGTTCAGATCTCTCAGCCTCGCCAGCCCTGTTGGAAATTGTCGCGAAGGTGGAAAATTAAGGATCTGACTAAACGAGTAGAAGTGAGTGCTTATACAGGTTTTTATTTCCGAGTTCTAAACTGTGGGTATGTGGAGGCGGGGCAAGAACTCGAACTTGTTGAGCGAGGTCAGTACTCGGTAGATTTCTGTAATCAAATAAAATACAAAGATAAAAATAATCGTAAAGCTTTAGATGATTTAAGTAAATATGCGCCTCTCTCAGCAAATTGGAAAGATGGCTTTGTTTCGCGCTTAAGGAGCTAG
- the dinB gene encoding DNA polymerase IV, whose amino-acid sequence MKENIRKIIHVDMDCFFAAVEIRDRPDLIGKAVAVGGSSKRRGVIATANYEARVFGVHSALSTVMALKRCPDLVIISGNMAKYKDVSTEVFKIFKKYTQIIEAISLDEAFLDVSDCPLHHGSGTLIAQAIKDDIYSTTGLKASAGVAPNKFLAKIASDWMKPDGLYTIPPQNIEKFVKQLPVKKIWGVGKETLRELSKFALVTCSDLQEISPQNLEKVLGTNRAQELIDLAHGIDERPVKANRERKSYTRERTFDHDLSHHECADALKNIFKECQSKLKIYLQAKPQYKIKTSVVKVKFADFTSTTVECADLDFDWQKIELLLNKALERNQLRVRLLGCGVKFTKNDLSQPELF is encoded by the coding sequence ATGAAAGAAAATATAAGAAAAATTATTCACGTTGACATGGACTGCTTTTTTGCTGCCGTTGAAATCAGAGACCGCCCAGATCTAATAGGCAAAGCCGTTGCCGTCGGCGGCTCCTCTAAACGACGCGGGGTCATTGCCACCGCAAATTACGAAGCTCGCGTCTTTGGAGTTCATTCCGCACTCTCCACCGTCATGGCACTCAAGCGTTGCCCCGATCTTGTTATTATCTCAGGAAATATGGCTAAATATAAGGACGTCAGTACTGAGGTTTTCAAAATCTTTAAAAAGTACACACAGATCATTGAAGCCATCTCACTCGACGAAGCTTTTCTTGATGTCAGTGACTGCCCACTCCATCACGGCAGTGGCACACTCATTGCTCAAGCGATCAAAGATGACATTTATTCTACGACTGGGCTTAAAGCCTCCGCAGGAGTGGCGCCCAATAAATTCCTAGCAAAAATCGCATCCGACTGGATGAAACCCGATGGCCTCTACACCATCCCCCCTCAAAACATCGAAAAGTTTGTTAAACAGCTACCGGTAAAAAAGATCTGGGGCGTCGGCAAAGAAACCCTTCGGGAACTCAGTAAATTCGCCTTAGTAACCTGTTCGGACCTACAAGAAATCTCACCTCAGAATCTTGAAAAAGTTCTAGGAACAAATCGAGCTCAGGAACTCATTGATCTCGCCCACGGAATTGATGAACGCCCCGTTAAGGCCAATCGCGAACGGAAATCTTATACCAGAGAAAGAACTTTCGATCACGACCTCAGTCATCATGAGTGCGCTGACGCCCTAAAAAATATTTTTAAAGAGTGCCAATCAAAGCTCAAAATATATTTACAGGCCAAACCTCAGTACAAAATCAAAACATCTGTGGTAAAAGTCAAATTTGCAGACTTCACTTCCACCACCGTAGAGTGCGCTGATTTAGATTTTGATTGGCAGAAAATCGAGCTATTACTCAACAAAGCTTTAGAACGCAATCAACTGCGCGTCAGACTTTTAGGCTGCGGAGTCAAATTCACTAAAAATGATTTAAGCCAACCCGAATTATTTTAA
- a CDS encoding flavin reductase family protein translates to MRLKVSKIIEHSSSIKTFCLDPLDSYQKYFAGQYLTVHTGKDGDVLRPYSLSSSPTNPGTYEISVKLIEGGSGSTWMHTQVKEGDELICDEPEGKFTLQQAALTSVFVAAGIGVTPVLSMVKYALGINDTRKLFFFYASRHEEDLVFHQELLALASEHPNLIYVPIISGDVGSAWEGERGRVTKELLEKTGVIFKRAEIYTCGPDEMMKDLEDMFLANKGSKSNFHKELFMIAAPVNSGFSGKLTVNYKGVDYEYNKEQSLLDFLHSKKVRVRHSCKSGICGSCEVQLKEGEVRHLNEDFFSEEDLAEGRRLACASFPITDVVVDKHN, encoded by the coding sequence ATGCGTTTAAAAGTTAGTAAAATCATTGAACATAGTTCAAGCATTAAAACTTTTTGTTTGGATCCACTGGATAGCTATCAAAAATATTTTGCAGGCCAGTATCTAACAGTCCATACGGGGAAAGATGGAGATGTATTACGCCCTTACTCCTTAAGTAGCTCACCGACAAATCCTGGAACTTATGAGATTAGTGTGAAATTAATTGAAGGTGGTTCGGGCTCAACTTGGATGCACACGCAAGTAAAGGAAGGTGATGAACTGATTTGTGATGAACCAGAAGGCAAATTTACACTTCAGCAGGCAGCTTTGACGAGTGTATTTGTGGCTGCTGGGATAGGCGTGACGCCGGTTTTATCTATGGTGAAATACGCCTTGGGAATAAATGATACGCGTAAACTCTTTTTCTTTTATGCTTCGCGGCACGAAGAAGATCTAGTCTTTCATCAAGAACTATTGGCACTCGCTTCTGAGCATCCAAATTTGATATATGTTCCCATAATAAGTGGTGATGTAGGTTCTGCATGGGAAGGTGAACGTGGCCGTGTGACAAAGGAATTACTAGAAAAAACAGGTGTAATTTTTAAACGTGCAGAAATTTATACCTGCGGACCCGATGAAATGATGAAAGACTTAGAAGATATGTTCTTGGCTAACAAAGGTTCCAAAAGCAATTTCCATAAAGAGTTATTCATGATTGCGGCGCCCGTGAATTCGGGTTTCTCTGGTAAGCTTACGGTGAATTACAAGGGTGTGGATTATGAGTATAATAAAGAGCAGAGCTTACTCGATTTTTTACATAGTAAAAAAGTACGAGTTCGTCATTCATGTAAATCAGGTATTTGTGGATCTTGTGAGGTGCAGCTTAAAGAAGGAGAAGTTCGTCACCTCAATGAAGATTTCTTTAGTGAAGAAGATTTAGCTGAGGGGCGCCGTTTGGCTTGTGCTTCATTTCCAATTACGGATGTGGTTGTAGATAAACATAATTAG
- a CDS encoding DNA translocase FtsK gives MVNKEDKEAAKKVFRTVKGLVKNFFSNEPRPLPEKNHSPKLEKQPPSPHQTEAISKEDLTPSPNTAIAPKIESYQELIEQYKAEQESYTLQSDQAQVVIAHYRQVNLSKPSLDTIAHLSLSADEHKDIIEEAPIQVDTPAEESLDEEALISDHLHKREEESLNYQIPDLSCFIDSDEYVHTSDQWKQETMETIQDTLDSFRIDAVVQQLTCGPRIARIDIRPAPGVKVSDIARLNNNFAMELHSKSIRILAPVPGQPYVGLEIPSPNPNPVAIRDLFTTSTWQNNKDALPLVLGRNTSGEAIILDLARAPHLLIAGSTGSGKSVCINTILASLLSKFTPAELELILVDPKVVELSVYGTVPHLLMPVINDPKKVPAILQWVIDEMKRRYSVLASVGSRNIAAFNSRTSKDNEDPSTPKRYPYMVIVIDELADIMMTAGNETEGCLAQIAQLSRAVGIHTIVATQRPSVDVITGIIKANYPTRIAFKVSSQIDSRVILDTKGAESLLGQGDMLFRAPGGASSERLQGALVRDEEIEDLVKECSSLIQADFDNDLAQLLMRQAPKENEENKETLEIDEDDSLLNQAINIIRQDRKSSTSYIQRRLRIGYNRAATIVEELEARGILGPQKPGGKREIFLD, from the coding sequence ATGGTCAATAAAGAAGACAAAGAAGCGGCGAAAAAAGTTTTTCGCACCGTGAAAGGACTTGTGAAAAACTTCTTTTCTAATGAACCGCGTCCTCTTCCAGAAAAAAATCACTCTCCCAAACTAGAAAAACAGCCTCCTTCTCCTCATCAAACTGAGGCTATCAGCAAGGAAGACCTTACACCTTCTCCAAACACCGCTATTGCACCAAAAATCGAGAGCTATCAAGAACTCATCGAACAATACAAAGCTGAACAAGAAAGTTACACATTACAGAGTGACCAAGCCCAAGTCGTCATTGCACATTATCGTCAAGTCAATTTATCCAAACCAAGCTTAGATACCATTGCTCACCTCAGCCTCAGCGCAGATGAGCACAAGGATATTATTGAAGAAGCTCCGATACAAGTCGATACCCCTGCTGAAGAAAGCCTTGATGAAGAAGCGCTCATAAGCGACCACCTTCATAAGCGCGAAGAAGAAAGCCTAAACTACCAAATCCCCGATCTCTCTTGCTTCATTGACTCAGATGAATACGTTCATACCTCCGATCAATGGAAGCAAGAAACTATGGAGACCATCCAAGATACCCTCGACAGCTTTCGCATTGATGCCGTTGTTCAGCAATTAACTTGCGGCCCACGTATTGCTCGCATCGATATCCGCCCTGCTCCTGGCGTCAAGGTTTCCGACATCGCCCGATTAAATAATAACTTCGCCATGGAGCTACATTCCAAATCCATTCGAATTTTGGCCCCCGTACCTGGGCAACCTTACGTCGGCTTAGAGATCCCTTCTCCCAATCCTAACCCCGTGGCAATACGCGATCTTTTCACAACTTCGACTTGGCAAAACAACAAAGATGCCCTCCCACTTGTCTTAGGTAGAAATACCTCGGGAGAAGCCATTATCTTAGACCTAGCGCGAGCACCACATCTTTTAATTGCGGGCTCTACTGGCAGCGGTAAATCAGTTTGTATCAACACCATCCTCGCCTCGCTCCTAAGTAAATTCACTCCCGCAGAACTCGAACTTATCTTAGTCGACCCCAAAGTTGTGGAGCTCAGCGTATACGGAACAGTGCCTCACCTACTCATGCCCGTTATTAACGACCCCAAGAAAGTTCCGGCAATTCTACAATGGGTGATTGATGAAATGAAACGTCGCTACAGCGTGCTTGCTAGTGTTGGCTCAAGAAATATCGCAGCCTTTAATTCACGTACGAGCAAAGATAACGAAGACCCTAGTACGCCAAAACGCTATCCTTATATGGTTATAGTCATTGACGAATTGGCCGACATCATGATGACTGCCGGCAATGAAACAGAAGGCTGTCTCGCTCAGATTGCTCAACTTTCTCGTGCTGTAGGCATTCACACTATCGTCGCTACCCAGCGTCCAAGTGTCGATGTCATAACTGGTATTATCAAAGCCAACTACCCCACGCGCATTGCGTTTAAAGTCTCCTCTCAAATTGACTCTCGTGTTATCCTCGATACCAAAGGTGCTGAATCACTTCTTGGCCAAGGCGACATGCTTTTCCGTGCCCCGGGTGGCGCTTCCAGCGAACGACTTCAGGGTGCCCTCGTACGCGATGAGGAAATCGAAGATCTCGTCAAAGAGTGTTCATCACTCATTCAAGCCGATTTTGATAATGACCTAGCTCAACTCCTCATGCGTCAAGCACCCAAAGAGAACGAAGAAAACAAAGAAACTCTAGAGATCGACGAGGATGACTCGCTTCTTAACCAAGCTATTAATATCATTCGCCAAGATCGGAAATCATCAACTTCTTATATTCAGCGTCGTTTGCGCATCGGTTACAACCGAGCGGCTACTATTGTTGAAGAATTAGAAGCTCGCGGCATTTTAGGCCCCCAGAAACCTGGTGGTAAACGTGAAATCTTTTTGGATTAA